Proteins found in one Drosophila busckii strain San Diego stock center, stock number 13000-0081.31 chromosome 2R, ASM1175060v1, whole genome shotgun sequence genomic segment:
- the LOC108595129 gene encoding dnaJ homolog subfamily C member 11 isoform X2 gives MNFQENGVIPAVFSSLAVQLDKHTVGSLTLNAGPQSSLTTQIDHSNDNHAISTSFVIGTPHIYFNISYTRKMMENELKLKLATKVGTFGFMGEYGVEKKVSKYSSVIAAVSIGVPSGVILKFKILRSNQSYVFPIHLSDEIVPAAVFYATVTPVIAWFLIKKSIMDPMEAERKSMEVERTKRQNEQRLTAKKLEALAAIHLMQSTYNRILTEEQDRRGLVIKRAIYGCLSEDSPQFKAEASHDVTIPIQCLVRDGTLQLYESSKSDLPGFYDPSLGDDKFLSIEYTYNNVLKTVKVKDTESLRLPG, from the exons ATGAATTTTCAGGAGAATGGTGTCATACCCGCCGTATTTAGCTCGCTGGCCGTGCAGTTGGATAAGCATACTGTAGGCAGCCTAACACTGAATGCCGGTCCTCAGTCCTCACTGACCACACAGATTGATCACTCTAATGATAATCATGCTATTAGCACCTCTTTTGTCATTGGCACGCcgcatatttactttaatatcTCATATACACGCAAGATGATGGAGAATGAGCTTAAACTAAAGCTGGCCACAAA AGTCGGCACATTTGGTTTTATGGGCGAGTATGGGGTGGAGAAGAAGGTATCTAAATATAGCTCGGTAATAGCCGCCGTATCAATTGGTGTGCCCTCCGGGGTTATTCTCAAGTTCAA AATCCTACGCTCTAATCAATCATATGTATTCCCAATACATCTAAGTGATGAAattgtgcctgctgctgtcttcTATGCGACGGTAACACCCGTCATCGCGTGGTTCCTTATTAAGAAGTCTATTATGGATCCCATGGAAGCAGAGCGAAAGAGCATGGAAGTGGAACGCACGAAACGGCAAAATGAGCAACGTTTGACGGCAAAGAAACTAGAAGCTTTGGCTGCTATACATTTAATGCAAAGCACATATAACCGCATATTAACTGAGGAGCAAGACCGCAGAGGCTTGGTGATCAAGAGAGCAATCTATGGCTGCTTGAGTGAGGATAGCCCGCAATTTAAGGCCGAGGCGTCTCATGATGTAACAATACCCATACAGTGTCTAGTCAGAGACGGCACCTTGCAGTTGTATGAATCATCAAAG AGTGATTTACCAGGCTTCTACGATCCAAGTTTGGGTGATGACAAGTTCTTAAGTAtagaatatacatacaataatGTATTGAAAACGGTGAAAGTAAAGGACACTGAGTCGTTACGACTGCCAGGATAG
- the LOC108597011 gene encoding beta-1,4-N-acetylgalactosaminyltransferase bre-4 → MSIVTKANLLRCLLAICLLLVLNFLWSSTTDGATSLSKLSIRRVHKYAHIHNKNGSDSEGSAESGQRLPAAPLALSKEHELQFSRSSNLTTVIALANITSIPQDLTHAHSHIYAASSSTHKPLPNQNCTDPDPRNGGPVTPNITLESMDIIEAELGPLLQAGGAYQPTDCQAQYHVAIVVPFRDRYAHLSIFLRNMHPFLMTQRIAYRIFIIEQTNGKPFNRAAMMNIGYLEALKLYQWDCFIFHDVDLIPLDTRNLYNCPRQPRHMSVAIDKWNFKLPYRTIFGGVSAMTRQQFQAVNGFSNSFFGWGGEDDDMSNRLKHANLFISRYPLNIARYMMLKHQKEKANPKRYENLQNGMSKIESDGINSIKYEIYSIKEFPTFTWYLAELKNSERKS, encoded by the exons ATGTCCATTGTTACAAAAGCGAATCTCTTACGCTGCCTGCTCGCAATATGCCTATTGCTAGTGCTTAACTTCTTATGGTCATCTACCACCGACGGCGCCACGTCACTGAGCAAACTGAG CATAAGGCGCGTGCACAAGTACGCGCATATACATAACAAAAATGGCAGCGATAGCGAAGGGAGCGCGGAGAGTGGGCAACGTCTGCCTGCTGCACCATTGGCTTTATCAAAGGAGCACGAGCTGCAATTCAGCCGCAGCTCAAACTTAACGACTGTGATTGCGTTAGCAAATATTACTTCCATTCCACAAGACTTAACGCACGCGCATTCACATATAtacgccgccagcagcagcacgcacaAACCGCTTCCAAACCAAAACTGCACTGATCCTGATCCACGCAATGGCGGCCCCGTTACTCCCAACATAACACTCGAATCAATGGATATTATTGAGGCTGAGCTTGGACCATTGTTGCAAGCTGGCGGCGCGTATCAGCCAACAGACTGTCAGGCTCAGTATCATGTGGCCATAGTGGTGCCATTTCGTGATCGTTATGCACACCTCTCCATCTTTTTGCGCAATATGCATCCGTTCCTAATGACACAGCGTATTGCCTATCGCATATTTATAATCGAGCAAACCAATGGCAAGCCCTTTAATCGTGCTGCCATGATGAATATCGGTTACTTGGAGGCCTTAAAGCTTTATCAGTGGGACTGTTTTATATTCCACGACGTCGATCTAATACCTTTGGATACGCGCAATCTCTACAATTGTCCACGTCAGCCGCGGCACATGTCCGTTGCCATTGACAAGTGGAATTTCAA gTTGCCTTATCGTACAATATTTGGCGGAGTTTCGGCCATGACCAGACAGCAATTTCAGGCTGTTAATGGCTTCTCCAATTCGTTCTTTGGTTGGGGTGGCGAAGACGACGACATGTCCAACAG ATTGAAACACGCCAATCTATTCATATCACGTTATCCACTAAATATTGCGCGTTATATGATGTTAAAACATCAAAAGGAGAAGGCAAATCCCAAACG CTATGAAAATCTACAGAATGGCATGAGCAAAATCGAATCGGATGGCATAAACTCGATCAAGTACGAGATATATAGCATCAAAGAATTTCCAACATTTACTTGGTATTTAGCTGAGCTAAAGAACTCGGAACGCAAGAGTTGA
- the LOC108597010 gene encoding uncharacterized protein LOC108597010: MQYSSSSENYSSSMRDTPSKWNGRNDKNYAYKKSSYQYSSAGDNNASYQSKTADENIDQLDALLEDLKQERQLSTRERESLPAGTSYRTLERTDPSGNVTKTTRIIKTTKHTGGQQPFSDDVETFNPTDYSTLQSKSKYSSFQDSLKRDEFLREEKPYTLSHSPGGLRSSKTKIYESSRTLNNNVELVPAQTVTSNVNIEKELQDIALGDGILPAPGTKVTTTVRTYTYEIPATGPGSTTSTLNRNTNTNTNTLSSSYKHHETLNSSQNYATSPHAPPHVPQTVVYNTESYSTLNKPNDRPLVSNQSYEIREHKETTTRGLSPQPRQLPLGPAVSPNGMPPQTNRTVIYNIHKTDNTINEQRYPHSPAHSPNYGAPPHSPAQPQLPSGGTNRYYYKETETSNTVNTIHGPPNGGAPTYTLEPSHPAPLKQLPHNSYPMPIPQPQPQPGNGYPPNTSYTYNYSSTTNTTNNRRGPGSGPDYGSPSPFPVDGVQYPLTNGNPPQRVDDLMQSFSTTDHVDRVDVETPVRKREIETAVASPQQQHVPSVNKAGKDVYYPPGHDTMTLRREEMHAGSQAGGRWAKGSGMYEYESGSRSKTKTKSGGAVVPVCLPLCCAMPCSIM, translated from the exons ATGCAGTACTCCAGTAGCTCGGAAAATTACTCATCCTCGATGCGCGATACGCCATCGAAATGGAACGGACGT AACGACAAGAATTATGCCTACAAAAAGTCATCGTATCAATACTCCAGTGCGGGTGATAATAATGCCTCCTATCAGAGCAAGACCGCCGATGAGAATATTGATCAGTTGGATGCCTTGCTGGAGGATCTTAAGCAGGAGCGTCAGCTGAGCACCAGAGAGCGCGAAAGCTTGCCCGCAGGCACCAGCTATAGAACGCT cgAACGCACTGATCCGTCAGGCAATGTGACCAAGACGACGCGCATTATCAAGACCACCAAACATACAGGTGGACAGCAGCCATTTAGCGATGATGTGGAGACCTTTAATCCCACGGACTACAGCACTTTgcagtccaagtccaagtacTCCAGCTTCCAGGACAGCCTAAAGCGTGATGAGTTTCTACGAGAAGAGAAACCCTATACGTTGT CCCACTCACCTGGTGGCTTGCGTTCGAGCAAGACCAAAATCTATGAGAGCAGCCGCACGCTCAACAACAATGTGGAGCTGGTGCCCGCACAGACCGTGACCAGCAATGTCAACATCGAAAAGGAACTGCAGGATATTGCCTTGGGTGATGGCATTTTGCCCGCACCCGGCACCAAGGTGACCACCACTGTGCGCACCTATACCTATGAAATTCCAGCTACTGGCCCtggcagcaccaccagcacgCTGAACCGCAACACCAATACGAATACGAATAcgctgagcagcagctacaagcaTCATGAAACTCTGAATTCGAGCCAGAACTATGCAACGTCGCCCCATGCACCGCCACATGTGCCACAGACTGTGGTCTACAACACGGAGAGTTACTCCACGCTCAACAAGCCCAATGACCGCCCCTTGGTGAGCAATCAATCGTATGAGATACGCGAGCATAAGGAGACCACCACGCGTGGCCTGAGCCCGCAGCCGCGTCAGCTGCCGCTGGGCCCAGCTGTTAGCCCCAATGGCATGCCGCCACAGACCAATCGCACTGTTATCTACAACATACACAAGACGGACAACACCATAAATGAGCAGCGTTATCCGCACAGCCCAGCGCACAGTCCCAACTATGGTGCACCACCACATAGTCCAGCTCAGCCACAGCTGCCGTCAGGCGGCACCAATCGCTACTATTACAAGGAGACGGAAACCTCCAACACGGTCAACACCATACATGGCCCGCCCAATGGTGGTGCACCCACGTACACGCTGGAGCCATCGCATCCGGCGCCGTTGAAGCAGCTGCCCCACAATAGCTATCCAATGCCAATCCCGCAGCCACAACCACAGCCCGGCAATGGCTATCCACCCAATACTAGCTACACTTATAATTACTCTTCCACCACCAACACGACCAACAATCGTCGTGGTCCCGGTTCAGGACCAGACTACGGTTCTCCTTCGCCTTTCCCTGTGGACGGCGTGCAGTATCCCCTAACCAATGGCAATCCGCCACAGCGTGTGGATGATCTAATGCAGTCTTTCTCCACA ACGGATCATGTGGATCGCGTGGATGTAGAGACGCCTGTGCGCAAGCGTGAGATTGAAACAGCCGTGGCCtcgccacaacagcaacatgtgcCCTCTGTAAACAAAGCTGGCAAGGATGTCTATTATCCACCTGGACATGATACTATGACTTTAAGACGCGAGGAAATGCATGCAGGCTCCCAAGCAGGC GGACGCTGGGCCAAGGGCTCGGGCATGTATGAGTACGAGTCTGGCTCGCGCTCCAAGACGAAAACCAAGTCTGGCGGTGCTGTGGTGCCCGTTTGCCTGCCGCTCTGCTGCGCCATGCCCTGCTCCATTATGTGA
- the LOC108597148 gene encoding inactive selenide, water dikinase-like protein, which translates to MSYAADVLNAAHLELHGGGDAELRRPFDPTAHDLDASFRLTRFADLKGRGCKVPQEVLSKLVSALQQDYSAQDQEPQFLNVAIPRIGIGLDCAVIPLRHGGLCLVQTTDFFYPIVDDPYMMGKIACANVLSDLYAMGVTDCDNMLMLLAVSTKMTEKERDVVIPLIMRGFKDSALEAGTTVTGGQSVVNPWCTIGGVASTICQPNEYIVPDNAVVGDVLVLTKPLGTQVAVNAHQWIDQPERWNRIKLVVSEEDVRKAYHRAMNSMSRLNRVAARLMHKYNAHGATDITGFGLLGHAQTLAAHQKKDVSFVIHNLPVIAKMAAVAKACGNMFQLLQGHSAETSGGLLICLPREQAAAYCKDIEKQEGYQAWIIGIVEKGNKTARIIDKPRVIEVPAKD; encoded by the coding sequence atgaGCTACGCTGCGGATGTATTAAATGCTGCTCATCTGGAGCTGCACGGCGGTGGCGATGCGGAATTGCGTCGCCCTTTCGATCCCACTGCCCATGATTTGGACGCATCTTTTCGCCTTACACGCTTTGCTGATCTAAAGGGGCGTGGATGCAAGGTGCCCCAGGAGGTGCTCTCTAAGCTGGTGTCGGCGCTCCAGCAAGATTACTCCGCACAGGACCAAGAGCCGCAGTTTCTTAACGTGGCTATACCACGCATTGGTATTGGTCTCGATTGTGCGGTTATACCGTTGCGTCATGGAGGTCTCTGCCTGGTGCAGACCACTGACTTCTTTTATCCTATTGTGGATGATCCCTATATGATGGGCAAGATTGCTTGCGCTAATGTGCTGAGCGATCTGTACGCCATGGGTGTCACCGATTGCGACAATATGCTCATGCTGCTGGCTGTGAGCACCAAGATGACGGAAAAGGAGCGTGATGTAGTTATACCGCTGATAATGCGTGGTTTTAAGGATTCAGCGCTGGAGGCGGGCACCACGGTGACGGGTGGTCAGAGCGTAGTGAATCCCTGGTGCACTATTGGCGGCGTGGCCTCCACCATTTGCCAGCCCAATGAGTACATAGTGCCGGATAATGCTGTCGTCGGCGATGTGCTGGTGCTAACTAAGCCACTGGGCACCCAGGTGGCAGTCAATGCCCATCAATGGATCGATCAGCCCGAGCGCTGGAATCGTATTAAGCTTGTGGTCTCCGAGGAGGATGTGCGCAAGGCCTATCATCGTGCCATGAACTCCATGTCGCGTTTGAATCGCGTTGCTGCGCGTCTAATGCACAAGTACAACGCTCATGGCGCCACCGATATAACTGGCTTTGGTTTGCTGGGTCATGCGCAGACACTCGCCGCTCACCAAAAGAAGGATGTGTCTTTTGTCATACACAATTTGCCAGTGATTGCCAAAATGGCTGCCGTGGCGAAGGCTTGCGGCAATATGTTCCAGCTGCTACAAGGACACTCGGCAGAGACCTCGGGTGGCTTATTGATCTGCTTGCCGCGAGAACAGGCCGCCGCCTACTGCAAGGACATTGAGAAACAGGAGGGCTACCAGGCATGGATCATTGGCATTGTGGAGAAGGGCAATAAGACGGCGCGCATCATTGACAAGCCGCGCGTGATCGAGGTGCCCGCCAAGGATTAA
- the LOC108597147 gene encoding chaoptin: protein MIQLRLRILGIVLLQFIALVSSEYVYGEPEFKCPKKSQVIYPCVCVKGSDNGLFVRCENTNLATLAVALQNLAALEMPVEELVIYKGHFVRLFGPLFANIKARLLVIEETPLATIDDYVFYGVNNTLEQLHLLRTNLSQVGQLAFGILGETSQLVIDGHAFEQLPKDLFLGQAITNKLEVVRLSNGLLSDLPVETFQPLRKLKTLDLHGNQLMNLKRNQFKNLRELEVLDISHNNITKLEAQHISDLTKLGWCNVSHNALNELSRGTFARNSVLKVLHLSHNNIGKLDANSFRGMRFLRRLFLSDNVITEVGRGTFGSIARIGTIDLARNKLKKIEYQMFTQMNYVELLDLAENNITKIEKNSFKDIYQAVINVSHNALELVETAAFENCVNITILDLSHNRLVNFSRRSFDETTFASDFRLSFNGFTNLAHIPLQNMSGLRVLNASHNNITEIPKNCFPKLYELHTIDVSHNNISSIFNGVFQTLFSLRSINLAHNNMQEIKSSTFGTLPTLLEMDLSYNNLVNVVRGSLAKLTSLRELFLNNNQLDKLFQLPISLNRLHLSHNNISVIPAGTWPVMNSLIHFDLSYNQLGDSLDGQSFVGLLVVQRLMLQSNGISRPPLEAVAVMSTLQYLHLEHNNISVLERSAFGKLPVLFELNLHDNQVTDISKRAFEGLLQLLNLNLSANGLQQLQNDIFIGLPSLRTLDLSHNSLSKLDNKTHGVLDDLLSLETLNLSHNRISFVTKKTFPSAQYIPYNLKYLDLSYNQMPVLTYDITFGTKKLLQLNVSHNQINELRRGVLSNFTSLRVLDLSHNELANLLSEEHIFDLPKNLSSLNVAHNQIYHMPFQNLIKTQSLMHVDLSHNALEDVPATLVARMRNGSQISLAFNPFYCGCNMRPLKHFMLQKTTLSEDLQHVSCATPKLSTLTAVDDEYLNCREDEREVYKGTDYEQQTDVRFREVKTTKAGNLTLSWFVSATADVADFHVYIRSRSNEILYESDYAYNERTAQIRIKDQLDLGEDKLRAAEICIVARDSDGNTRRWFAGQCQALPSLKLPRTFFFGNFNVRSAADSSHYYSRTCFILIALISIVARI, encoded by the exons ATGATTCAGCTACGCCTGCGCATACTTGGTATCGTACTGCTGCAGTTTATTGCTTTGGTCAGCAGCGAATACGTTTATGGCGAGCCCGAGTTCAAATGCCCGAAAAa ATCTCAGGTTATATACCCCTGTGTTTGCGTCAAAGGCAGCGATAATGGACTTTTTGTGCGTTGCGAAAATACAAATCTTGCCACATTAGCGGTGGCGCTGCAAAATCTTGCTGCGCTAGAGATGCCAGTGGAGGAGCTTGTCATCTATAAGGGACACTTTG TTCGTCTTTTTGGACCTTTATTTGCCAATATCAAGGCACGACTATTGGTCATAGAGGAGACACCACTTGCCACAATTGATGATTATGTTTTTTATGGTGTCAACAATACGCTGGAGCAGCTACACTTGCTGCGCACAAATCTAAGTCAAGTTGGACAGCTAGCCTTTGGT attttaggCGAGACCAGCCAGCTGGTTATAGATGGTCACGCCTTTGAGCAGCTACCCAAGGATCTATTCCTAGGTCAAGCTATCACCAACAAACTGGAAGTAGTGCGCCTAAGCAATGGTCTTTTAAGTGATTTGCCAGTGGAAACTTTTCAGCCGCTGCGCAAGCTAAAAACCTTGGATCTACATGGTAATCAATTGATGAATCTTAAACGTAATCAGTTTAAGAACTTGCGTGAGCTTGAAGTGCTGGATATAAGTCACAATAACATAACGAAATTGGAAGCGCAGCATATATCAGATCTAACTAAGCTGGGCTGGTGCAATGTCTCGCATAATGCACTCAATGAGCTGAGTCGTGGCACCTTTGCTAGAAACTCTGTGCTGAAGGTGCTTCACTTGTCCCACAACAACATTGGCAAGCTGGATGCAAACAGTTTTCGTGGCATGCGCTTCTTGCGCCGTCTATTTCTAAGCGATAATGTCATTACAGAGGTTGGCCGTGGCACCTTTGGCTCTATTGCACGCATAGGCACCATAGACTTGGCTAGAAATAAGTTGAAAAAGATTGAGTATCAAATGTTTACCCAAATGAATTATGTGGAG ttacTCGACTTGGCTGAAaacaatataacaaaaatagagAAAAACTCCTTCAAGGATATTTATCAAGCAGTCATTAATGTATCCCATAATGCACTGGAGCTGGTGGAAACGGCTGCCTTTGAGAATTGTGTTAATATAACTATATTGGATTTATCGCATAATCGCTTGGTAAACTTTTCGCGTCGCAGCTTTGACGAAACTACATTTGCCTCAGATTTTCGGCTAAGTTTCAATGGTTTTACCAATCTGGCGCAT ATACCGCTACAAAATATGAGTGGTCTACGCGTATTGAATGCATCCCACAACAATATTACAGAAATACCCAAAAACTGTTTTCCCAAGCTCTACGAACTACACACCATTGACGTTTCACACAATAATATTTCTTCTATATTCAATGGTGTTTTCCAAACGCTGTTCTCACTGCGCAGCATCAATCTGGCCCACAACAATATGCAAGAGATCAAGTCGTCTACATTTGGTACACTGCCCACGCTGCTGGAAATGGATCTCAGTTACAACAATCTGGTGAACGTAGTGCGTGGCTCGCTGGCGAAGTTAACTAGTCTGCGTGAACTTTTCCTTAATAACAATCAGCTGGATAAGCTCTTCCAGCTGCCTATATCCTTGAATCGTCTGCACTTGAGCCATAACAATATAAGTGTCATACCAGCGGGCACTTGGCCTGTTATGAATTCCTTGATACATTTTGACTTGAGCTACAATCAATTGGGCGATAGCTTGGATGGGCAAAGCTTTGTGGGTCTGCTGGTGGTGCAGCGGCTAATGCTGCAGAGCAATGGCATAAGCAGGCCACCGCTGGAGGCAGTCGCAGTCATGTCAACGCTGCAATATTTGCATCTGGAGCACAACAACATAAGCGTACTGGAGCGTAGCGCCTTTGGCAAGCTGCCTGTGCTGTTTGAACTTAATCTGCACGATAATCAAGTGACGGATATAAG CAAACGCGCCTTCGAGggactgctgcagctgctcaacttGAATCTGTCGGCGAATGGTTTGCAGCAATTACAAAATGACATATTCATTGGTCTGCCCTCGCTGCGCACGCTGGATCTTTCACACAACTCGCTGTCCAAGCTGGACAACAAAACGCATGGCGTGCTGGATGATTTGCTGAGTCTGGAAACGCTCAACTTGAGTCACAATCGCATAAGCTTTGTCACCAAGAAAACCTTTCCCTCGGCTCAGTACATACCCTATAATCTTAAGTATTTGGACTTGAGCTACAATCAAATGCCAGTGCTAACCTACGATATAACGTTTGGCAccaagaagctgctgcagctgaatgTCTCACACAATCAAATCAACGAGCTGCGCCGCGGTGTGCTCTCCAATTTCACCTCACTGCGTGTGCTCGACTTGTCGCACAACGAGCTGGCGAATCTGCTATCCGAGGAGcatatatttgatttgccCAAGAATCTAAGCAGCCTGAACGTAGCACACAATCAAATCTATCACATGCCCTTCCAGAATCTGATAAAGACGCAGAGCTTGATGCATGTAGATCTAAGCCATAATGCTCTGGAGGATGTGCCTGCTACTTTGGTGGCACGCATGCGAAATGGCAGTCAGATTAGTTTAGCATTTAATCCATTTTATTGTGGTTGCAATATGCGTCCATTGAAGCATTTTATGCTGCAGAAGACAACGCTCAGCGAAGATTTGCAGCATGTGTCTTGCGCAACGCCCAAGTTGTCCACACTGACTGCTGTGGATGATGAGTATCTGAATTGCCGCGAGGATGAGCGCGAAGTCTATAAAGGCACTGACTACGAGCAGCAGACCGATGTGCGTTTTCGCGAAGTAAAAAC CACCAAGGCGGGCAATCTAACGCTAAGTTGGTTTGTCTCAGCCACTGCAGATGTTGCCGACTTCCATGTCTATATACGCAGCCGCAGCAATGAGATTCTGTATGAGTCGGACTATGCTTACAATGAGCGCACAGCTCAAATACGCATTAAGGATCAGCTGGATCTGGGCGAGGATAAGCTGCGTGCTGCAGAAATTTGTATTGTTGCACGCGATAGCGATGGCAACACACGTCGCTGGTTTGCTGGTCAGTGCCAGGCATTGCCCTCGCTAAAGCTGCCCAGGACCTTTTTCTTTGGCAATTTCAATGTGAGAAGCGCCGCTGACAGCAGCCATTACTACAGTCGTACTTGCTTTATACTCAtagctttaatttcaattgttgcgcGTATTTAA